In one Roseburia intestinalis L1-82 genomic region, the following are encoded:
- a CDS encoding family 43 glycosylhydrolase, with translation MGLQKELEAKNLDGVIRELTENPSCIDDVTEKGVPLALYAAELGDFSIVKYIVEYSRASMNTVDENHRNILHYAAASGNLEMNRYLVEKVGMDITAGDGKCVTPYQIAYERKDEKLLSYYKERTGASYEGMYHNPIRCGMFPDPSIVRVGEDYYMVNSSFIFFPCIPVSHSRDLIHWEIIGHAITDPQWAALDELEGGRGYWAPDISYDNGKFYVTATYRLNDTGTVYRKQIVVSSDRPEGPYSKPAVIDEDGIDPSIFHENGRHYMLLNRGARILELNDDCTKQISEAKLLYYGDQKRAPEGPHLLKKDGYYYLFLAEGGTGMGHRISVARSKTLMGNYEPCPYNPIMRQMDEGAAIQRCGHGKPVCTQNGEWYMVYLCGRMIGDGYSMLGRETALDPISWTADGWPVVNGLKGPSVLQKKPDLPVWMPEEEPDIGWNPKWMTPRAPEPEGIRFLSSGIRIKGSRFPLRDVAAKNILLQRQTSFCFTAETELVIPGLTGGQEAGLVCYYDENTWVCLAVCRENSYYIQVKEHIGDKDVLHERQMLPCDCSGKKISLKVETEYLKRRFTYRLQGEEKHIAAEIANVYYLCDEGIHMGKRFTGAMTGIYAVAGEHKLYADFFNFIYQDIEA, from the coding sequence ATGGGACTTCAAAAAGAATTAGAAGCAAAAAATTTAGATGGTGTGATCCGTGAACTGACAGAAAATCCATCCTGCATTGATGATGTGACGGAAAAAGGTGTACCGCTTGCTTTGTATGCAGCGGAACTTGGAGATTTTTCTATTGTAAAGTATATTGTCGAATATTCCAGGGCAAGTATGAATACGGTGGATGAAAATCATAGAAATATTCTGCATTATGCAGCGGCGTCCGGTAATCTGGAAATGAACCGTTACCTTGTGGAAAAAGTTGGAATGGATATTACGGCAGGAGATGGTAAATGTGTGACGCCGTATCAGATTGCATATGAAAGAAAAGATGAGAAACTTCTTTCTTACTATAAAGAACGAACAGGTGCATCTTATGAGGGGATGTATCATAATCCGATACGCTGTGGAATGTTCCCGGACCCGTCTATTGTGCGTGTCGGGGAAGATTATTATATGGTGAATTCATCATTCATATTTTTCCCCTGTATCCCGGTTTCGCACTCGAGGGATCTGATACACTGGGAAATCATCGGTCATGCGATCACAGATCCACAGTGGGCGGCACTGGATGAACTGGAAGGCGGCAGAGGCTACTGGGCACCGGATATTTCTTATGATAATGGAAAATTTTATGTCACGGCAACCTACCGCCTGAATGACACAGGCACTGTGTACCGTAAACAGATCGTGGTAAGCTCAGATAGACCGGAGGGACCGTACAGTAAACCGGCGGTCATTGATGAGGATGGAATTGATCCGTCTATCTTTCACGAGAATGGCAGACACTATATGCTGCTAAACCGTGGGGCGAGGATTTTAGAACTGAATGATGACTGCACAAAGCAGATCTCTGAGGCAAAATTGTTATATTACGGAGATCAGAAACGTGCGCCGGAAGGACCACATCTGTTAAAAAAAGACGGTTATTATTATCTGTTCTTGGCAGAAGGAGGAACCGGAATGGGACACAGGATTTCTGTTGCGAGAAGTAAGACACTTATGGGAAATTATGAACCGTGTCCATACAACCCGATCATGCGGCAGATGGATGAGGGGGCAGCAATCCAGAGATGTGGTCATGGAAAGCCGGTCTGCACACAGAACGGGGAGTGGTATATGGTATATCTCTGCGGCAGGATGATCGGAGATGGTTACAGTATGCTTGGCAGGGAGACGGCGCTTGATCCGATCAGCTGGACGGCGGATGGCTGGCCGGTCGTAAACGGTTTAAAGGGACCTTCGGTTCTGCAGAAAAAACCGGATCTTCCGGTGTGGATGCCGGAAGAAGAGCCGGATATTGGCTGGAACCCAAAATGGATGACACCACGTGCACCGGAGCCGGAAGGAATCCGTTTTCTCTCATCAGGAATCCGTATCAAAGGGAGCCGTTTTCCACTCAGAGATGTGGCTGCTAAAAATATTTTATTGCAGAGACAGACTTCGTTTTGTTTTACTGCGGAAACGGAACTTGTGATACCGGGACTTACAGGTGGTCAGGAAGCAGGTTTAGTCTGTTATTATGACGAAAATACATGGGTGTGTCTTGCAGTCTGCAGGGAAAATTCTTATTATATCCAGGTAAAAGAACATATTGGGGATAAAGATGTTCTGCATGAGAGACAGATGCTTCCATGTGATTGTTCAGGGAAAAAGATCAGCCTGAAAGTGGAAACAGAGTATTTAAAGCGGCGTTTTACTTACCGGCTGCAGGGGGAAGAAAAACATATAGCAGCAGAGATTGCGAATGTTTATTATCTATGCGATGAAGGAATTCATATGGGTAAGCGCTTTACCGGGGCAATGACAGGTATTTATGCGGTTGCCGGAGAACACAAATTGTATGCAGATTTTTTTAATTTTATTTATCAGGATATCGAAGCATAA
- a CDS encoding glycoside hydrolase family 28 protein has product MEVKLIMKSARNAVIEIADGGIYNTKETYHVLLNGEEVFSTDTVINSLFDLKPQTSYEVSVRTADGTELGTVSFVTAYEFVTLNVRDFGATGDGKQDDTKFIQAAILACPKESRVLIPKGSYRITSLFLKSNLRLELAKGAELIADTDRAAYPKFPGMIESYDEQGEYNLGTWEGNPLPMFAGIITGLDVENVLIYGRGTINGNASKENWWKNPKVMVGAFRPRLFFLSHCQNVTLCGVTFKNSPSWTLHPYFSDNLKFYGLTINNPSDSPNTDGLDPESCKNVDIVGVKFSLGDDCIAVKSGKIYMGKKYRTPSENIHIRQCLMENGHGAVTVGSEMAGGVKNLVVEECRFYDTDRGLRIKTRRGRGKDAVLDQIIFRKIDMDQVMTPFVINCFYFCDPDGKTEFVQSREKMPVDDGTPAILRLDFEDIKAQNCHVAAAYFDGLPEQKIEQIIMKNITVTYAKNPKSGVPAMSSGVEECTKKGIFARNIKELVLENVEIEGQDGELLVTEGIDHFVQ; this is encoded by the coding sequence ATGGAAGTAAAACTGATTATGAAATCTGCCCGCAATGCGGTCATTGAAATTGCAGATGGTGGAATTTACAATACAAAAGAAACATATCATGTTCTGCTGAACGGTGAAGAGGTATTTTCAACGGATACGGTTATAAATTCATTGTTTGATTTAAAACCGCAGACTTCCTATGAGGTTTCTGTAAGAACAGCAGATGGTACCGAACTAGGAACGGTATCGTTTGTTACAGCATATGAATTTGTCACATTAAATGTCCGTGATTTTGGTGCTACAGGCGATGGAAAACAGGATGATACGAAGTTTATACAGGCAGCGATCCTAGCCTGTCCGAAGGAAAGCCGTGTGCTTATTCCAAAGGGAAGCTATCGCATTACCAGTCTGTTTTTAAAAAGTAATCTGCGCCTTGAGCTTGCAAAGGGAGCAGAACTTATCGCAGATACAGACAGGGCGGCCTATCCGAAATTTCCTGGTATGATTGAAAGTTATGATGAACAGGGTGAATATAATTTAGGAACGTGGGAAGGAAATCCATTACCGATGTTTGCCGGCATCATCACCGGACTGGATGTAGAAAATGTATTGATCTACGGAAGAGGAACGATAAATGGCAATGCTTCAAAAGAAAACTGGTGGAAAAATCCGAAAGTCATGGTAGGAGCATTCCGCCCGCGTCTGTTTTTCTTAAGCCATTGTCAGAATGTGACACTTTGTGGTGTAACTTTCAAGAACAGTCCGTCCTGGACACTGCATCCGTATTTTTCAGATAACCTGAAATTCTACGGACTTACGATCAACAATCCAAGCGATTCGCCAAATACGGATGGCCTGGATCCTGAATCATGCAAAAATGTAGATATTGTCGGTGTGAAATTCTCACTTGGAGATGACTGCATAGCAGTTAAGTCTGGTAAGATCTATATGGGAAAGAAATATAGGACACCTTCTGAAAATATCCATATCAGACAATGCCTGATGGAAAATGGTCATGGTGCAGTAACAGTCGGAAGTGAGATGGCTGGCGGTGTCAAAAATCTGGTCGTGGAAGAATGCCGGTTTTACGATACAGACCGGGGACTACGTATCAAGACACGCAGAGGACGGGGAAAAGATGCCGTTTTAGATCAGATTATTTTCCGGAAAATCGATATGGATCAGGTTATGACGCCGTTTGTGATAAACTGTTTTTATTTCTGTGATCCGGACGGCAAGACCGAGTTTGTCCAGAGCCGTGAAAAAATGCCGGTAGATGATGGTACACCTGCGATCTTAAGACTTGATTTTGAAGATATTAAAGCCCAAAACTGTCATGTGGCAGCTGCATATTTTGATGGACTGCCGGAACAGAAAATTGAGCAGATCATTATGAAAAATATTACAGTGACATATGCTAAGAATCCGAAATCCGGCGTTCCTGCCATGTCTTCCGGTGTGGAAGAGTGTACAAAGAAGGGAATCTTTGCGCGCAACATCAAAGAACTGGTATTAGAAAACGTGGAAATAGAGGGACAGGATGGAGAACTTCTTGTTACAGAGGGAATTGACCATTTCGTGCAGTAG
- a CDS encoding sugar phosphate isomerase/epimerase family protein, with the protein MQLGIRLHDIKKAPLEERLAIAKEQGFLCGHLALSKVITEYPVDDGALTPGYAMYLKKIFAKNDLDIAVLGCYLNLANPDEGQLAKITHRYLAHIRFASLLGVGVVGTETGAVNEAYKFEEKNHSDEALDIFIQNVKPVISYAEKMGVIFAIEPVWKHIVCNPKRARKVLDEIASPNLQIIFDPVNLLDISNYQNRDVIIEEAIELLGDDIAMVHMKDFVVQDGKLVSVAAGTGEMNYEKIIRFIKERKPYIHVTLENTTPENAVQSKEYIQGLYDSCRI; encoded by the coding sequence ATGCAGTTAGGAATACGTTTACATGATATCAAAAAAGCACCACTTGAGGAGCGCCTTGCAATCGCAAAGGAGCAGGGGTTTTTGTGCGGACATCTGGCACTCTCAAAAGTAATCACGGAATATCCGGTGGATGATGGGGCACTGACTCCGGGGTATGCAATGTACTTGAAAAAAATATTTGCAAAAAACGATCTTGATATTGCCGTACTGGGATGTTATTTAAACCTTGCAAATCCAGATGAAGGACAGCTTGCAAAGATCACACACCGTTATCTGGCGCATATTCGGTTTGCATCACTGCTTGGCGTCGGGGTAGTCGGAACAGAGACAGGTGCTGTCAACGAGGCATATAAGTTTGAGGAAAAAAATCACTCGGATGAGGCGCTGGATATTTTTATACAGAATGTGAAACCGGTGATTTCCTATGCAGAAAAAATGGGCGTTATTTTTGCAATCGAGCCGGTGTGGAAACATATCGTATGCAATCCGAAGAGAGCGCGGAAAGTGCTTGATGAGATCGCGTCTCCAAATCTTCAGATCATTTTTGATCCGGTCAATCTTTTGGATATCAGCAATTATCAGAACAGGGATGTGATCATAGAAGAAGCGATAGAGCTGCTTGGAGATGATATTGCAATGGTCCATATGAAAGATTTTGTGGTGCAGGATGGGAAACTGGTGTCAGTCGCTGCAGGAACAGGTGAGATGAACTATGAGAAGATTATTCGTTTCATTAAGGAGAGAAAGCCGTATATACATGTGACGCTTGAAAATACAACGCCGGAGAATGCAGTACAGTCTAAAGAATATATTCAGGGATTGTATGATTCGTGCCGGATTTAA
- a CDS encoding fibronectin type III domain-containing protein: MLRKQTKKILVVMLFALTLVLAGRVDANAQTAAPAGVKQVKAGSSSVTVQWNAVMQNDICYYYRVSDDAGFKSNTTRSKRNYNASESYISGLSAGKSYYVQIGTSTTKSSSAPDDTAWSKAIEVVTVPEQVVSNSVKQTGAGTTSISLSWQAASGANCYKLTCYQSGTSENNASEIVSKKNSVKITGLKKNSRYQGHIYAGRTSSTGYTAYATSGGYYSNSAVTPTKITGVENTAFYPASNAAYFEWKKANAANGYEYIIYDNSKKKIYSGSCTSSASLRVSTNKLKKEQFYQIKVRGYVNLSNNKKAYGEWSDVLYFAKDPSYKLSVKTSKKKIQLNWKKVKGASNYTVYISDKQNSGYKKVGTYNSKKTSATIRKFGKKALKSGKTYYVRIDASKNVKVNKKSKTFKNTQYYTWKVKVK; encoded by the coding sequence ATGTTAAGAAAACAGACAAAAAAGATTTTAGTTGTTATGCTGTTTGCGCTGACATTAGTTCTTGCCGGAAGAGTTGATGCGAATGCACAGACTGCTGCACCGGCAGGCGTGAAACAGGTAAAAGCGGGCAGCAGTTCTGTAACAGTGCAGTGGAACGCTGTTATGCAGAATGATATCTGCTATTATTACCGCGTCAGTGATGATGCAGGCTTTAAGAGCAATACCACCAGAAGCAAACGTAATTATAATGCATCCGAAAGTTATATTTCCGGTCTTTCTGCGGGAAAGAGTTATTATGTCCAGATCGGAACATCTACAACAAAATCATCCAGTGCACCGGATGATACTGCATGGTCAAAAGCGATCGAAGTTGTGACAGTTCCGGAGCAGGTGGTATCGAATTCTGTAAAACAGACCGGAGCAGGCACGACATCCATTTCGCTGAGCTGGCAGGCTGCTTCCGGGGCAAACTGTTACAAACTGACCTGTTATCAGAGTGGAACGAGCGAAAACAATGCATCAGAGATTGTTTCCAAAAAGAACAGTGTCAAGATCACAGGATTAAAGAAGAACAGTCGTTATCAGGGACATATTTATGCAGGAAGAACAAGCAGTACAGGTTATACCGCATATGCAACTTCCGGTGGTTATTATTCAAATTCAGCAGTGACACCTACTAAGATCACAGGTGTAGAGAACACGGCTTTTTATCCGGCATCAAATGCTGCATATTTTGAATGGAAAAAAGCAAATGCTGCAAATGGTTATGAATATATTATTTATGACAATTCCAAAAAGAAAATTTATTCGGGCTCATGTACTTCAAGTGCCTCACTCCGTGTTTCTACAAATAAATTAAAAAAAGAACAGTTTTACCAGATCAAGGTAAGAGGTTACGTTAACTTAAGCAATAACAAGAAAGCATATGGTGAATGGTCTGACGTACTGTATTTTGCAAAGGATCCGTCTTACAAACTGTCTGTAAAGACTTCCAAAAAAAAGATTCAGTTAAACTGGAAGAAAGTGAAAGGCGCATCAAATTATACGGTATATATTTCCGATAAACAGAACTCTGGTTACAAAAAGGTTGGAACCTATAACAGCAAAAAGACAAGTGCAACTATCAGAAAATTCGGGAAAAAGGCATTAAAGAGCGGAAAAACTTATTATGTAAGAATTGACGCAAGTAAAAATGTAAAGGTAAATAAAAAATCAAAGACTTTCAAGAATACGCAATATTATACATGGAAGGTTAAGGTAAAATAG
- the rpmB gene encoding 50S ribosomal protein L28 — MAKCAVCGKGAHFGNNVSHSHRRSNRMWKSNIKRVSCKVNGTPKKLYVCASCLKSGKVERA; from the coding sequence ATGGCAAAATGTGCAGTTTGTGGAAAGGGCGCTCATTTCGGAAATAATGTCAGCCATTCTCATAGAAGATCAAATAGAATGTGGAAATCAAACATCAAGCGTGTGAGCTGTAAAGTAAACGGAACACCTAAGAAATTATATGTATGTGCTTCCTGTTTGAAATCCGGCAAAGTTGAAAGAGCTTAA
- a CDS encoding Asp23/Gls24 family envelope stress response protein: MNGHMDTQLGRVSIDPEVIATYAGSVAVECFGIVGMAAVNMKDGLVKLLKKDYLTHGINVAIDEDNKITIDFHVIVSYGVSISTVSDNLIETVRYKVEEFTGLEIKKINIYVEGVRVID; this comes from the coding sequence ATGAATGGACATATGGATACCCAGTTGGGAAGAGTTTCAATAGACCCGGAAGTGATTGCAACCTATGCAGGCTCTGTAGCAGTGGAGTGTTTTGGCATTGTAGGTATGGCTGCTGTCAATATGAAAGATGGTCTGGTGAAGTTACTGAAAAAAGATTATTTGACACATGGTATTAATGTAGCGATTGACGAGGATAATAAGATCACGATTGATTTTCATGTGATCGTATCCTATGGTGTCAGCATCAGTACGGTTTCCGACAATTTAATCGAAACGGTAAGATATAAGGTAGAAGAGTTTACCGGACTGGAAATCAAAAAAATTAATATTTACGTCGAAGGCGTGCGTGTAATTGATTAA
- a CDS encoding DAK2 domain-containing protein produces the protein MEITTINTELVAKMFLAGAKNLDAKKEWINELNVFPVPDGDTGTNMSMTIMSAAREVSALEKPEMKALAKAISSGSLRGARGNSGVILSQLFRGFTKVIAEYDEINVQILSDSFQKAVETAYKAVMKPKEGTILTVAKGMSDRALELCDDTEDLVYFCEEVIKEGDRVLDLTPEMLPVLKQAGVVDSGGQGLMQVMKGAMDALLGKEVDYTIEGAETIKKAPENTGTSYNIEAQANQEIKFAYCTQFLIMLDTPITLQQENEFKSYLETIGDSIVVVADDEIVKVHVHTNDPGLAMQRGLTYGSLTTIIIENMKLERDEKISALKEKEMQSAGIPEEKEEKPAEPPKEMGFISVSIGEGINEIFKGLGVDYIIEGGQTMNPSTEDMLNAIEKVNAKTVFILPNNKNIILAANQAASLVEDKKIIVIPTKTIPQGITALINYIPDSTPEDNEQRMSSEISMVKTGQVTYAVRDTVIDDKEIKQDDFMGIGDSGILSVGQNLEPTVMDMMKQLVDEDSAIVSIYYGEDTKEEDANALGEKIGEAFPDVEIEVHYGGQPIYYYVISVE, from the coding sequence GTGGAAATCACTACGATAAATACTGAGCTTGTGGCGAAGATGTTTCTTGCCGGAGCAAAGAATCTGGATGCAAAGAAAGAATGGATCAATGAGTTGAACGTATTCCCGGTTCCGGATGGTGATACCGGTACAAATATGTCAATGACGATCATGTCGGCGGCAAGAGAGGTAAGTGCGTTGGAAAAACCGGAGATGAAGGCGCTGGCAAAAGCTATTTCATCCGGTTCTTTAAGAGGAGCGAGAGGTAACTCTGGTGTTATTCTTTCACAGCTGTTCCGTGGTTTTACCAAGGTGATCGCAGAATATGATGAGATCAATGTACAGATTTTATCAGATTCTTTCCAGAAGGCCGTTGAGACAGCTTACAAGGCTGTTATGAAGCCAAAAGAGGGAACAATCTTAACCGTTGCAAAAGGGATGTCTGACCGTGCGTTAGAACTTTGTGATGATACAGAAGATCTGGTATATTTTTGTGAAGAGGTCATCAAGGAAGGTGACCGTGTGTTGGATCTGACACCGGAGATGCTGCCTGTTTTAAAACAGGCAGGTGTTGTGGATTCTGGCGGGCAGGGACTGATGCAGGTCATGAAGGGTGCAATGGACGCACTGCTCGGCAAAGAGGTAGATTATACCATTGAGGGCGCTGAAACAATCAAAAAGGCACCGGAGAACACAGGAACATCCTATAATATCGAAGCGCAGGCAAATCAGGAGATCAAATTTGCATATTGTACACAGTTCCTTATCATGCTTGACACACCGATCACACTGCAGCAGGAGAATGAGTTTAAGTCTTATTTAGAGACGATCGGTGATTCCATCGTTGTTGTCGCAGATGATGAGATCGTAAAGGTACATGTACATACCAACGATCCAGGACTTGCAATGCAGAGAGGACTTACCTATGGTTCCCTGACAACGATCATCATTGAAAATATGAAGTTAGAGCGTGATGAGAAGATTTCCGCCCTGAAAGAAAAAGAGATGCAGTCAGCCGGCATTCCGGAGGAAAAAGAGGAAAAACCGGCAGAACCTCCAAAAGAGATGGGATTTATTTCCGTCAGCATCGGTGAGGGAATCAACGAGATCTTTAAAGGTCTTGGTGTCGATTACATCATTGAGGGTGGTCAGACCATGAACCCAAGTACCGAGGATATGTTAAATGCCATTGAAAAAGTAAATGCAAAGACGGTATTTATTTTGCCAAACAACAAGAACATTATCCTTGCGGCAAATCAGGCAGCATCCCTTGTGGAGGATAAAAAGATCATTGTCATCCCGACAAAGACGATCCCACAGGGTATTACTGCGCTGATCAATTACATTCCTGACAGTACACCGGAAGATAACGAGCAGCGCATGAGTTCTGAAATCTCCATGGTAAAGACCGGTCAGGTTACCTATGCAGTCCGTGATACGGTGATCGATGACAAAGAGATCAAACAGGATGACTTTATGGGTATCGGCGATTCCGGTATTCTTTCCGTAGGACAGAATTTAGAGCCGACGGTTATGGATATGATGAAACAGTTAGTCGATGAAGATTCTGCAATCGTCAGCATTTATTACGGTGAGGACACGAAGGAAGAAGACGCCAATGCACTTGGTGAGAAGATTGGAGAGGCATTCCCGGATGTCGAGATCGAGGTTCACTATGGCGGACAGCCGATCTACTATTATGTGATTTCAGTAGAATAA